TCATATTCGATCGAAATGACATCAAACAAGAAACGATATGACCAGCGAAGAAAATAAAATACATTATTATGTATATTCGCACATTGCATTAAACTCATTAATGCGAAAATTTTAGGTAGTGCACCTAACTGGAGGCTCCGAATTACCACTTTGAAAGCTCCAATACAGTTAGGACGCAGGCGCCGGTTCGGCGTAGCTGTGTCTTTTGTATTGGAAAGGGCCGTGGTAAGCCTGGAGCTAAGCATCAGATAGGTTACGCCTTTTTTATCGGCTAATACCTTATGAAAAACCTACCCACTACTGTCAAGATATTTATCTTTTGGTCAATTTTGATCCCTTTATTCTGCTTGATTGCATTTCTCCAAATGGCCACAACAATCGAACTTTACCAGAATTTCGACGAAGTTTGGCAGTGGACAACCATCATGCTCTACATTACTGTTTGCTGTGCAATAATTTACGGATTCTTCTTTCTGTGCGTGCGGCTTTCAGAGAAAATTGGAATTAAGGGTGGTCTTTTAAAGACGACCGCAAGAGTTTTGGCAACGATAGGATTTCTTGTTTCCGTCTGGGTTATCTTCTTTGAAGTTGATATTGAACAAACCCCTTTAGGAATGATTGCCACTAAAACTGTAATGACTTTCTCTTCACTGTTTACCCTTTATCTCTCTTTTCAGATAGGCAAGGCGTATTATGAAAATCTGAAATCTTAGATGGCAATAAGTGTAATATCTCATACCAGTATGCCTTATGCCCTCGCATTAACATTTGAAATATCAAAATGACTGGCAATAAGCTACTTACTCACAAAAGAAGTAATTCTAAAAACAAATTTAGACTACTCTAAATTTGTTTAGATGCGGCTGCCGCTCGTTGCTACAAACTGATTAGTTTAGTACACGGAAATTTACCTTATCTAAAGTACTTTGAATAAACCACTCCCATTCATTATAAGAATTGATCGTGGGCGGCGTAGCGCGGCAGCATTCTTTGTGATCAGATTTGTAAAAAGTATCATTTGCATATAGAAGGAGTTTGATTATCCGCTTTAAAATAGGAAAACCTATCTTTTTCTACATTAGCTGACAAGCATGGACTACATATTTTCCAGGAATAGTTACTTTCACTTATCTCGACCCGAATGAATGTAAATAGTTTACAAATCTTAGTACCCAGTTCTGATCAATAATCTCTTGCCGTTTGATGCTGCGCTAGCGTGTGGCGTCCCAGAATCCAAAGAACATGCGCCGTTTTTTAAACACCCCACGGGTAGCGCCAAATTTAATTCTGAAAAAACAATCCATTGGAACGATTAACAGAATATGCTAATAACTCTATTGCAATTATTCAGTATCTAAGCAGCAAAAAATATCACGCAGTGTTAGCTTTTAGGAAACAAAATTTGCAGCAGCCAATGCCTGCACAACTATGGACACTATTATCTCAACTGTGATTGAAATTCCTGAACTGCCACGCTGCAGCGTATATTCGCAATGAAGGATTCAAGCTTATCTCAATCAATTCTCGCATGCTGTCATATGACGTACCGTGTCTTTTCGTTACCTACCCTGCCTAGCGATATCGCTTCACTAATAATGTGGCGTCGATAAGAAGGAAAATTTCCAAAGAATATGAGCGACGGTATTTGCATGCAAAGCTGGCACAAGGATCAGCTCCAAATAATATTCTTGATAATTGCATAGCCATAACCAAAAACAATATTTAATATACAGCGAATACTGTTTTTGCCTAAAATATTCTGGTGTGAGGTGCAAAAATCAATTGCGTTTACATTTTGACAAACTGATCCCCAAATGTTATTTGGATTGTGTTCAGCTAGAGCAGCATTCCAGTAAAATACAAGAAATATATTTATCGGCAATGCAGATCATCAAGTGCCATTCTAATATCAAAGACAGACAAAATACCTATAAATACGGCATCCCCTTTCCAATCAAATAACTAATGATTTTTATCTAAACTCAATTCAGAATGATCATTCACAAAAAAGACAGCGCAGTGTTTGAATGGCCAGTCAATTGTTTGCGAACAATCTCCTTTTTGCCCGGGCGGGGCCGGGCGCGTACACCTGCTGCGCAGTACGCTATTTACTTGAACGGTCTGCTTTACGCTGCCCTATTAAACAGAACATTGGGATTCCATAGATTCTGGATGATGTCCCAAAATCCTTGTGGATACTAAATGCTTAATTTGGGACATTCTATAACCGTAACAGATAATGGTAGTAAAACATTATGAGTGTGCCAGCTCAGCCCACTTCTGCTTAATTAACTGCGATATATCTGCAATCATGGGGAAAGCGAATCGCGAACGAAACTTGTTTTCTAAACGCACTTGCATTTTCCGTGCCGACTCATATTGGGTTTTCACTTCAAAATCGGGCAGAAAGGGTCTTTCCCAAAATTCCTTAAGACATCCACGCAGAAAAAGCTCGCGCTCCGAAACTGTTAGTCGCCCAAGATCAATATCATCATTACGGAATAAAATTCTATCAAAGCATTTAACTAAAAGAGTTCCCAATTTTTGGTAGTTAACAGGGTCAAGTAGATCGTCAATCACCTTGATCATTATGCCTTTATTACGGAGAAAGGCCATAGTCTTTACTCTTATCTCAAATCTTAATATGTTCCCTGAAAGCTTAAATTGAGTTGCTTTGTCATAGATTTTAATTGTAAACTGGTTTGTTTCGCACTGGTAATAACTTATGTCACCCCTTATGCGTTCGAATGGAATACCCTTATAAGTCAACAAATTACTTAGTACACGACTAACTGGACAAGTCAATTTGATATTAACGCCGAACTCAAGATTATTTAGAATCTCCTTCTCCGTATGAATTCCTAATTCTGTCCTAAGGATACCAAGTGCGCAACTCAATTTGTGTTTATCAAAATCGTCTGAATTATCCTGCCCATTATTATACAGACGATGCACGCTTCCGCGCATTTCTATGCGATACCATCCCTTCTCTGAACCATAAGCTATAAATTTTAGGCCCTTGTAATTTGCATATGACCGGCTACCCGTCAAATCTTCTCCGTTCATTACATCATGCCGTCCATTGAATTTGAGTCGAGAATTTCCCATTAAGAGCTCAACCGGAGTAAGTAGCGTAAGACATTTGATACCGTCGAACATGTCATTTCCGCTTATAACGTAGTGACTTAATCGTTTCTGTAGCAGATGCGATACTTGAACCCTTAATCCTGATTCGGCCCTTGAATCTTACGGCATCAAGTATACCTGTTTTGATATATTGGTCGATCGTAGGTAAACTTAGCTGAAGCAGGCTTGACACTTCCTTCCTGGTAAGAAAATCCTTGTGGACCGGTGGATCTTTCGGGGGCTGCCAGTTTTGCAATGCCCGAATGACTGAATTGTGGATGAGTTGCTCTAGTTCCGACTCATCAAAAGAAGTGATTTGAAATATTTTTGCCATAACACAAGACTTTGTTGTTCTTGGTGCCAAAGCAAAAGAAAGGTGAAGATATTTAACAGTCGAGAGACTCTCTCTAAGCAAGTAGGAGCTAACCTAGATCAGAATATGGCGGTATAGAAAACTTGGCTTTTTTGAGTTCACTCAAAGAATTACCGTCTAAAGAAATTTCTTTTTCTAGATTAGCTATGGTAGTACTTCCAAAATCAAACACACTCCAAGATATTTTTGCAGTTTTTCTATATGACCACTCGGAACTGTACAGCGGCGCCTCAATGTA
This Dyadobacter sp. UC 10 DNA region includes the following protein-coding sequences:
- a CDS encoding helix-turn-helix domain-containing protein, encoding MAKIFQITSFDESELEQLIHNSVIRALQNWQPPKDPPVHKDFLTRKEVSSLLQLSLPTIDQYIKTGILDAVRFKGRIRIKGSSIASATETIKSLRYKRK